acaattacatctttcaaattttgaaactacaagataatatcaaataaattttttcaattgtaaatgaataaggattacttatgacatattaatttgaacgctaaagggttaatgaaggCATGCAAGATCTTAGAAATTTTCTTATTGCTAagtaaaatttcatcaaattgtTTCTCTGTAAtttatgactctgtgtgtgtgtgcgtgtgtgattagtTGTGTGTAGAATTGTTCAATATCAGGATTATCAACGAGATGAGGAGGGGTTTCTATCTATAGCACTACTTTTTCATCAATGTCATCAAATTGCCGTGATGTAATACGCTGATCCTGGATTTTGGTTTTCATATGGACCCCCAGGGTTTTGCTGTAGAGAGGATAATTGAAATCCAATTTCTTGGTCATAAACTGAGTCTGGATTTTGCGCGGCACACCGGATATTCTCTTCAGGAAAGGTTTCATAGACTTCATAATCTTGGCCAATTTCATCAACTTGATCAGCTTGGTCGATTTCATCAACTTTATCAGCTTGATTGACTTGGTTGACTTGACAGACTTGATGAGTTGGCATGTAATctttgcttcttttgtttttgagTATATTATATCTGCAATAGACAATATATGTGTGGTGaaaggtatgtgtgtgggtgtgtgcacatgcacacctgtgtgcgtatatgtctgtctgtctgtatgtatgtacaactaGATGaaaacatctctctctttctctctccccatttctCACTGATTTTTTTGCCCTGTGCATACAAACAcccacttatatgtatgcatgcatatttgtgtaagtGTGCTTGTGTATGGGAATGCACGcttgtttgtgagtatatatatatatatacaaagcccaatatgcccatcatgaatacccatctgataagggtacaccagatctatgcatcacaaccatatgtgtacaGCATGTTGATCTCATCAACATAAACaatacatgaccttgcaggtaaggtccagttagaattttcttcaggttgagtagcctatcctgctcaaaagatccccaaataaggtttttttaaggatgaacaaaacacccatagtTCCGGCGTGAATTATTCAAGCACCAAAGaattcccctcaacacatggctatgatgctcccccattacttctgctcatgattagagatgcacatattgtcagccacaaaAGCAAATAATGCTCAAGtagttaagatcaagcaactgacgagcaaatctgtggtattgagcagaatatttgctgtagtccatcctTTATAGCAAGGCAAAACAACATACATTTTATGATGCACAAAGGAAACGTTAGATCCTATTTTTTGATTATCTGGTTCCTACTCAGCACTAGAGTAATGTGaagtgaagtgctttgctcaaaaacaccacacaccacccaatctgggaattgaacccatcaTCTgacaatcatgaatgcaacacactaaccactaggccatgcctGATTGAAATCTTGAAAACTATTTCTGAGACATGCTCTGCAACAGCATCCTTTCTGTACATGGTGCATATCTTCCTGTAGGTTTCTGCTACTTTTCTtgtcttgatttttaaaaataaaacagcgTGAGGTgttgataatttttgttttcagtcTCCATTTTCAGAGTAGTCCTGAGCATGCAAAATACATCCTGTTTTCTCACAAGTTCACAGACTGAAGTTAGATAATCTATAATGATGTAAAGCACAAAATATCGCAAGGGAAGTGCTGCAAACCACCACAAACAACCTCCAAAGCAGGACTTTGCCTAAAGAAGATTATGTTTTCAGTTAGGTGGAACTGGAAAGATGTCATCTTTTATACGCTACTTTGGACAGATAGGGCTATCAATTCTGATGTGTACCATAACCAGCTGGACAAATTAAATGCAGTGATCCACCAGAAGCATCCAGCACTTGCTAATCATTAGGGTAATGtctttcattaggacaatgccaGACTGCACACTTCTATGTAGACATGACAGAATTTACTAGGGATTGGCTGGGTTAATTTGCCACACCCTCAATATTCAAATATTGAACTGGTGCCTTCAGATTTCCACCTGTTTAAGTTTCTTCAAAATTCATTAAATGAACAGACCTTCAACTCTGAGGAGAATGTAAAAATTCATCATGAAAAGTTTTTATGCTAGTAAAGTCAAGAAATTCATCGAACAAGGTATAATGGATATTGGAAGATACTGGAacaaaaatatgattatatcattgattgaataaatcattttgtttaaaacttgtGCCTAATTTTTGATTAAAACTAGGCACAAGTTTTTTGGCCAAtccaatatctatatctatatatataatataacatgatatgatatgatataatataatataatataataataatgtaatataatataatataatataatatatattcatatattgctGTCTGGTTTATGCATTGTCATCCTTTTTCTGCTGACTGCCTTTGAGGTCAGTCACATCTGTTCTGTCTCACCACCTGGCTGGTTAAaattttccctttccttttcccTTGAGCTAGCTTACTTACACTGTCTAATAGGAGAAAGACtctgctttgttttatttttgttgtaattgaataattattttcctttggtccattgtatatgtataattctatttCTTGTTACATTCGTTTGATAGTTGAAAGACCCTGTCTGTTTGTCATttccttgtgtttgtatatgtacattcatttgCCTTGCTCAGGGGCTTAATGACTTCAGCTTAAGCCCTTGACCCAACTGGTTTCAAGTAGTATTAAAGAGAATCAGACCAAACTATATGGACATTCTAGACTCCAATTGAAGAAGCAATTGGCTGCGAATGATCTGTGTATCTTGTTTTGtactgtttgctgttgttgtactATCATCCTTTTCCTGCAAATTTAACTTTGATGATTTCCGTTTGTTGTGTTTATtacctttgatttatatatatatatatatatatatatatatataacgggaagctttatgaaaataaacaaaagacgaaggcaggtggaaaacaaacgaacaattgtattagtatggcgctcaggaaatataaataaaacaagtctttaacgtttcgagcctacgctcttcacagaaagatacatagagagagaaaaacacagaaagaaggagagaaaaaaaatgcgtgcagtagctaacgaatcaacatgatgcatcctacacacatgcacatactttggTAATGTCCCATTTCCTGTtctttaaacaaacacacacacaaattcaaacacatatatgcacataaacataagcccacacacatataaacacaaaaaggAAATAGATTAATAATATACAAGCTTTACCTGATacagagtatgatgatgatgatgatcaaaaatgACGTGAGGACTGCAAAGAGGCCAATAactaaagaagaaaacaataagaTACTCAATTAACCAACAGTTTATGTAAACTTAAACGGAACCTAATATATGTAACTTAATAATCAAAAGCAAAATTATCTTCATTAAAAATTACTAATATAATTAAAAGGAAATCTATAACTTTTTGTGATAATTGCtgtcaaaataaaaattgataaagaaTTGAATGGAGACATGCTTTAGGAAGAGAGTCAGGTTATTGGTAAGTATGGAGCTTAACCCTCGGTATGTTTTGTCTTATTAGACCACTGCAGTAAAGTATAGTGATATCTGTTCTAACTAGATCTCAGATTCTTTCTGTTACATTGTACCATTAGAATTTTTAAACAGTTTGTTGAAGTAGTCTTTATTCCTTTTgaagattattattaatacaaatgatttttctttcaataatGAGTGTAAAATTTTTAACACTTAAATTCCTATACTATGACACTATACtacaagtaaataaacaaattttcacattgttccaggttccacgttcagtcccactacattccaccttgggcaagtgtctcttactatcgtgtcgggccaaccaaaaccttacgagtggatttgatagatggaaactgaaagaagcctgtcatatatatatatatatatatatatatatatatatatatatatatatatgttgatgatgatgatacagttgcggccaaaatgttcagaacagcattgttttcaacagaaaagtaggtataagtttttatcaaagttgttttatattctgtaattttcacacacaataaatacaatattaattgttattgtctgagattttggtgtaatttgagcggataatacaaaagttatggatgatttagtgatttactgcaaaacccatggcggccaaaatgatcagaacggttgcttttactccgtgttttagtatatttaactggcgaactctaatgttttgaatttgtttacgtgctGGTTCGTTTattaaacattagtaagaatatctgcagtgtactttgttaatataatgccacttactccattaccaattcgtcagcagattattaagcttcgcaagaaggataatttaagtattgggtctattgcaaagattgttaacaagtcaaaaagtgtttttcatggtattcttaaggtcttcgatgattgtggttcatgtaaagcaagaaagtctacaggtaggccaagaaaaacgaccaagagagaagattgtgctatggtaaagttggttaaaaaggacagatttaaaactgctgctgctgtttctcgggaaatgagcattgtactgaagaaaacgttATGTCGAAAAACTGTGTTTCATCATTTAGTTGAACATAACCTACAAGCAAgatcacctgcagtgaagccactgatcagctccaaaaataaaaagtgtcgtcttacctttgcaaccgaacatgtgttgtggtctcaagaaaaatggcaaacggtgcatttcagtgatgaatctaagtttatgttatttggctcagatgggaaaaggtacgttcattgaaaagtaggtgaaaaattgtcgcctaaatgccttaagactgtGTTAAATTCAGTGGAGGAAGTGTCTTGAtttggggaatgatatctggagatggtgtgggctctttggtgcgattacatggaaaggtaaatgcaggagtttatagacaacttgtaaaagatcatgtcttgcctgtgctgagaaattcaactaagcgaccacccatattcatgcaggacaatgccccatgtcacaaggctaaggtggtcatgaacttcctcaaggctgaaaaggttattattatggattggcctgctcaaagcccagatctcaatcctattgaaaatgtgtggaatattctaggagaaagtttgaaagccagaaatcctaaaacaaccgagcaattatggaatgcccttcaggaagaatggaataagatcacctagcaagaaattgaaaattttatttcctcatgcagtcgaagatgtcaaagtgtgattgaagctaaagggcttcacactaaatattaaataattccagtattctctgtcatttttgattattttgttatgttttcaaccgttctgataattttgcccgccataggttttgcagtaaatcactaaatcatccataccttttgtattatcctctcaaattacatcaaaatctcagacaataacaattaatattgtatttattgtctgtgaaaattgtagaacataaaacaattttgttaaaaactaatacctacttttctggcaaaaacaatgccgttctgaacattttcgctgcaaaagtatatatatatatatatatataaatatatatatatatatataggtgcatgtgtgtctttgtacatttccagccactgcttgacaactggtattggtgtatttacatgcCCATAACTTAATTCAgcaaaacacaccgatagaataagtatcaggcttaaaggatattaagtactgaggtcgttTAGTTTgactagaattcttcaaggtggtgcccccagcatggctacaatctaatgactgaaacaagtaaaaggtaaaaggtaaaagaattcaataataaatctctgagcgagatataaacagtagcagcatgacatcgtgaagtatatttgccacctaaatgtggctaacccttaagggttgatgctactgactcgagatcagtgacttttcgtcacaggaaaaagtatatatttgcattgagaatcATTTCCCATTGCCAACCGGTGGTTGTCATAagctgatgacaggtcaatacccagaaactcgggttcatatgtatcacgtcaggctggagatgggaatgatgacttccctttgcaaatactgatagagcacagatagtgtgtcaatagccagctggaggagatgattttctggggctacaaactacagtagcatcgaccCTTAAGGGTTAACCACATTtgggtggcaaatatacttcatgtaAAAGAATTCATTCTGAAGAAAATGAGAAACTGTCTAATGTAAAGGAGAAAACTCTAATCCTTTCTCAATCAATTTGTTCTTTCACAGAATCATTACAAAGCTGGACTTTGACTTGGACAGTTTTCAGTATGATATTAAGAGTTAATTAGATATTTTGGTGTGGGTGTGTTACTACATTAAGTTTGTTAACCTCACTTAACTCTCTGTCCTTCATTCAGATATTCTTAGTGCAGTTATTAAACTGCAAAACATCAGCTTAAGAAGGACAAATTTATTCaactgaattcttcattatttccaacattaattaaaacaaagactaTTTGAATAGTaatgtggtaacaaaaggttAAACTCATTCAGATATTCTTGATGCAGTTATTAAATTGTCATTAAATTTAGAGTTGAGTTTTGAGAAAAGCCAGTTTCTATTGCTATCAAACAATGATATGATGTGAAACAGATTTTCAACACTTGACATTAAGTGGATACCATTCCAATGATAGTCAGAGAATAATTAAAGAGTCTCTAACTTCCTAATATCCTCTCAAGGCTTCAGTTAGTTGGCGCAGTGCTATAATGAATGACATCTGCTCTTGGTgttgtgcaatgggactgaaatcAGAGCGATGAGGTTGCCAAATGAAAACttgataaacaaaaattatgAGATGAtacatgaaaaaatgaaaataattacctATTATTATGGAGACATTTGTTTCATTCCTGTGTAGTTTCTCTGAAAAgtagacaaaatatttattagaaattggcaaaaatatCTCTGAAACACTCTAACACAATTATTGATCTGAGAAGTTCAATCCTGTTTCATGTAAAGATTGTCCATTTCAATCATTGATGCCACCAATTTGGGAGAACCATTCAGTTTATGATAAATTCTTGGAAACAAGAAATAGTTGATGACAACATCAAATGATGAACAGATAGCTaacatcatcatcggcatcatttTGATATCAACTTTTCAATTCTTGCATGGaacagatggaatttattgaggcaggttttctatgactagatgctcTTCCAGTTAccaacatacgtgtgtgtttgtgtgtgtgtatccaaatatatttacacacagatgtgtatgtatgtgtgtttgtataagatggctgcttataaatgccaaaaccttcccaggcgaagaatgtaccacaggctggtagttagtgacttctgGGTAAgggctaaatggttgcccagaaaacgaccagcaaggagaagaagggtctggagacTTATAGATCtcgcaaatggacagagatttagagacatattactcgaagcctttgacgaaatagaaggggatatagcttcacatggtatagaagacaactggaggttcctacgggacaacctgctaagggccaccgaccagatctgtggatggtgcaaagtcccctctcgacccaaaataacgtggtggtggaacaatgttattgacagggctattagacaaaagaaacaggcttggaagaacggtggtagcagggaagtgtatcagactgccagatgGGAAGCTAGGAGgtaggtttatttagccagaggggaagcagataagaaaaaattggcCAATGTTCTGTGCTGCAAGgacgaaagacttgaggtatttcgtgttgtaagacagtgtgtgagagagaattgtgatgtggtaggagagaaatgtgtttgcatggatgatgattcacttgcgctaaatgaggatgcaaagagagaggtttggagatgccactatgaaaggttcctgaataaagaaaatgaatgggagaaagagagtctgccgaatgtcgacccaacagagggatcaGCTATCCGAGTTTACAGTAActtgtagataaagcaattagaagtatgaagacagggaaagccccaggcccatcgggaattactgcagagatgctcaaaatatcttgcAATGTCGGCTAttgcctagtcacccatatagttaaccaggtgatacacgaaggactcatacccaatgactggtgtagcagaatAATAGTTAACTGcgacaaaggtaaaggtgactctttagatacaaataattacagaggtatcagttggatcaggtaatgaaggtcacggagagggtcatagcccaactaattagggagagagtcagtctaaatgagatgcagtttgggttcgtgccagggaaaagcaccactgatgccatatttctggtaagacagctgcaggagaagtacctagctaaagataagcccctgtacctggctttcgttgacatggagaaagcctttgacagggtgccccgatcccttatctggtggtcaatgaagaaactagggatagatgaatggttagtgagagcggtgcaagccatgtacagggacgctgtaagtaaggtaagggttggtaatgagtacactgaagaattcagggtagatgtaggggtccaccaagggtcagccctcagccccctcctatttatcatagtactccaggcaataacggaggaattcaagacaggatgcccctgggagctcctctatgctgatgaccttgctctaattgctgagtcactattagaactagaggagaagtttcaggcgtggaaacaaggattaaaattgaagggccttagagtcaacctagctaaaaccaaagtcctaataagtaggaaggcaggtaaACCACAAAACCCTTCAGGtgaatggccctgcttgatccgtagaaaaggcgtaggtagaaactccataagatgtacccagtgtaagctatggacacataggaggtg
This portion of the Octopus sinensis linkage group LG12, ASM634580v1, whole genome shotgun sequence genome encodes:
- the LOC115217969 gene encoding uncharacterized protein LOC115217969 is translated as MKLKFHFLDKLLRINEISVISNYSEYQFKTNVERKYQNFSVTKFSRITKGITKEKLHRNETNVSIIIVIGLFAVLTSFLIIIIIILCIRYNILKNKRSKDYMPTHQVCQVNQVNQADKVDEIDQADQVDEIGQDYEVYETFPEENIRCAAQNPDSVYDQEIGFQLSSLQQNPGGPYENQNPGSAYYITAI